A DNA window from Candidatus Eisenbacteria bacterium contains the following coding sequences:
- a CDS encoding NAD(P)-dependent glycerol-3-phosphate dehydrogenase has translation MKQSIAVIGDGAMGTVCALLLAENGHEVRIWSAFPEQAAETAAKRENVRFLPGVPLPEKIEVTGEEERAFAGADVALSAVPTQFIRAVWTRLANRFPRDMPVFSVAKGIENGTLQRPSQILREVLDCSDDRVAVLSGPSIAPEIAARLPATVAAASANTALAERVQALIARPYFRVYTNPDLVGVELAGATKNVIAIAAGILDGMGSGCNAKAALLTRGLAEITRLGLALGALPATFAGLAGVGDLVTTCISLVGRNRSFGEAIGRGRTVEEALAATRSVVEGVATTASVIALAARTGVEMPITEAVNRILFEGITPSRAIDRLMTRPPKAEC, from the coding sequence ATGAAGCAGTCGATCGCCGTGATCGGCGACGGGGCGATGGGGACGGTGTGCGCCCTCTTGCTCGCCGAGAACGGTCATGAGGTTCGAATCTGGTCCGCCTTCCCGGAGCAGGCGGCGGAGACGGCCGCCAAGCGGGAGAACGTCCGCTTCCTTCCGGGCGTTCCGCTTCCCGAGAAGATCGAGGTGACGGGAGAGGAGGAGAGGGCGTTCGCGGGAGCCGACGTCGCCTTGTCGGCGGTCCCCACTCAGTTCATTCGTGCCGTTTGGACACGGCTCGCGAATCGCTTTCCGCGAGACATGCCTGTCTTCTCGGTCGCCAAGGGGATCGAGAATGGAACTCTCCAGAGGCCGAGCCAGATTCTTCGCGAGGTTCTCGATTGTTCCGACGATCGAGTCGCGGTCCTCTCCGGGCCGTCGATCGCGCCCGAGATCGCGGCGCGCCTTCCGGCCACGGTGGCGGCCGCGTCGGCGAACACCGCGCTGGCTGAGCGCGTGCAAGCGCTTATCGCCCGCCCGTATTTCCGCGTGTACACGAATCCGGACCTCGTCGGCGTCGAGCTCGCTGGCGCGACGAAGAACGTCATCGCCATCGCGGCCGGCATCCTCGACGGAATGGGAAGCGGCTGCAACGCGAAGGCTGCCCTCCTCACGCGCGGGCTCGCGGAGATCACGAGGCTCGGCCTCGCGCTCGGCGCGCTCCCCGCGACCTTTGCCGGTTTGGCCGGCGTCGGCGACTTGGTCACGACGTGCATCTCGCTGGTCGGACGGAACCGTTCTTTCGGCGAGGCGATCGGGCGAGGCCGGACGGTCGAAGAGGCGCTCGCCGCGACGCGCTCCGTCGTCGAAGGCGTCGCGACGACCGCGAGCGTGATCGCGCTGGCCGCGCGCACCGGCGTCGAGATGCCGATCACGGAAGCGGTGAACCGCATTCTCTTCGAAGGCATCACCCCCTCCCGAGCGATCGATCGGCTGATGACCCGCCCCCCGAAGGCGGAGTGCTGA
- a CDS encoding cation acetate symporter, whose amino-acid sequence MEPLAVVTFIVFVALVLGLSFYFARRARSSAGYYAAGGRIHWSVNGVAFAGDYLSAASFLGICGMIATAGYDGFLYSIGYLAGWVVALFVVAEPMKRLGKYTFTDALDARFNSRGIQLAAAISTLVVSIFYLIPQMVGAGVLVTPLLGLPHHVGVILVGAIVITIVATAGMTSTTYVQFIKGGMLIVFSVILVAAVLTRGLTTNPDPGEQVPFRAPAVLTLSEGPGGAVLSDSAYAFAGRAESHGNTFVKLTRDGTVSWWFQRTAGADRAELVEAQYTAVTAGGERIVNGAPASSENTLRPVGNIQSLQGRQDKEVRTGPVGPFSFLSRIGDPQTRINLWKKEKFEDGRDQVTVFYPTPVEGNRVLRPGLKFKVDQSTTEKVNFASLMLALFLGTASLPHILIRYYTVPSPEAARKSTIVAIAAIGFFYILTLYMGLGAMTGGVVNLLDDNMSAPLLARSFGTLLFAIISAIAFATVLGTVSGLIVAASGAVAHDFLDRFLGRGYTDRQKVAAGRIAAFSVGIVAIVLGILFKGMNVSFLVGWAFSVAASANLPAVVMLLFWKKTTSQGIVASIAMGTISALFIILLSPDMYERYGLDKASAPIPFGNPAIISVPISFLTLVLVSLLTRNRGNQTRPV is encoded by the coding sequence ATGGAGCCCCTCGCCGTCGTAACCTTTATCGTATTTGTTGCTCTTGTTCTGGGCCTCTCCTTCTACTTCGCTCGCCGCGCCCGCTCGTCCGCCGGATACTACGCCGCCGGCGGCCGAATTCACTGGTCGGTGAACGGCGTGGCGTTCGCCGGGGACTATCTCTCTGCAGCTTCGTTTCTCGGCATCTGCGGGATGATCGCCACGGCGGGGTACGATGGGTTTCTCTATTCCATCGGGTATCTGGCCGGCTGGGTCGTCGCTCTCTTCGTGGTGGCCGAACCGATGAAGCGTCTCGGGAAGTACACTTTCACCGACGCCCTCGATGCGCGCTTCAACTCGCGGGGGATTCAGCTCGCCGCCGCCATCAGCACTTTGGTGGTTTCCATCTTTTACCTTATTCCGCAGATGGTGGGAGCGGGGGTGTTGGTCACTCCTCTCCTCGGGCTTCCCCACCACGTGGGCGTGATTCTCGTCGGCGCCATCGTGATCACCATCGTGGCCACCGCGGGCATGACATCGACCACCTATGTGCAGTTCATCAAGGGCGGCATGCTCATTGTCTTTTCCGTCATCCTCGTCGCGGCGGTCCTCACGCGCGGGCTCACCACGAATCCGGATCCCGGCGAACAGGTTCCCTTTCGAGCGCCCGCCGTCCTCACCCTGTCCGAAGGACCCGGCGGCGCGGTCCTGAGCGACAGCGCCTACGCCTTCGCCGGCCGCGCGGAGTCGCACGGGAACACGTTCGTGAAGCTCACCCGCGACGGAACGGTCTCGTGGTGGTTCCAAAGAACCGCCGGCGCGGATCGAGCCGAGCTTGTGGAGGCCCAGTACACGGCCGTCACCGCGGGCGGGGAGAGGATCGTGAACGGAGCGCCGGCTTCGTCCGAGAACACGCTCCGCCCCGTCGGAAACATCCAGTCCCTGCAGGGCCGGCAGGACAAAGAGGTTCGCACCGGACCCGTCGGACCGTTCTCCTTTCTCTCTCGGATCGGAGATCCCCAGACGCGGATCAACCTCTGGAAGAAGGAGAAGTTCGAGGACGGCCGCGATCAGGTGACGGTCTTCTATCCGACGCCGGTGGAAGGAAACCGGGTGCTTCGCCCCGGGCTCAAGTTCAAAGTCGATCAATCCACGACCGAGAAGGTCAACTTCGCGTCTCTCATGCTGGCCCTCTTTCTGGGCACCGCGTCGCTCCCGCACATTCTCATTCGCTACTACACGGTTCCGAGCCCGGAGGCGGCGCGCAAGTCGACGATCGTGGCCATCGCGGCCATCGGCTTCTTCTACATCCTGACGCTGTACATGGGGCTCGGGGCGATGACCGGCGGGGTCGTCAACCTGCTCGACGACAACATGTCGGCGCCGCTTCTGGCCCGGTCCTTCGGAACTCTGCTCTTCGCGATCATCTCGGCGATCGCCTTCGCCACGGTTCTCGGCACGGTCAGCGGTCTGATCGTCGCCGCCTCGGGAGCGGTAGCGCACGATTTCTTGGACCGGTTTCTCGGCCGCGGCTACACCGATCGCCAGAAAGTGGCCGCGGGGAGAATCGCAGCCTTCAGCGTGGGCATCGTCGCCATCGTGCTCGGGATTCTCTTCAAAGGAATGAACGTCTCATTCCTTGTCGGTTGGGCGTTCTCCGTGGCGGCCTCGGCCAACCTTCCCGCGGTGGTCATGCTGCTCTTCTGGAAAAAGACCACATCTCAAGGAATCGTGGCGTCGATCGCGATGGGAACGATCAGCGCCCTGTTCATCATTCTTCTGTCGCCCGACATGTACGAGCGCTACGGGCTGGACAAGGCGAGCGCGCCGATCCCGTTCGGGAATCCGGCCATCATCTCTGTGCCGATCAGCTTTCTGACGCTTGTCTTGGTCTCGCTTCTCACGCGGAACCGAGGAAATCAAACCCGACCCGTTTGA
- a CDS encoding PHP domain-containing protein, with translation MDLSSEKDARPPDVAHMLAASGVRCAALTDHDTSKGLLRFREALYLHDIEVVSGIELTASHPLGEVHLLALGFPFTGSNPFEDSLRAGPRFRSGYFPFMRGGNSAPPERAESLIQRAHRMGAVVFLAHPLQPNGDYARLEHLLHDLRLAGLDGIEAFYKPYPQEERERLAALADRYDLLVTAGSDFHGDGVLGSPEPGCAMPWGHWERFRRALSIPLQDPIGTEDNP, from the coding sequence GTGGACCTCTCCTCCGAGAAGGATGCGCGCCCGCCGGACGTGGCCCACATGCTCGCGGCATCGGGGGTGCGCTGCGCCGCGCTGACCGATCACGACACGAGCAAGGGATTGCTCCGTTTCCGCGAGGCGCTCTACCTGCACGACATCGAGGTCGTCTCCGGCATCGAGCTGACCGCCTCTCATCCCTTGGGAGAAGTTCATCTCCTCGCGCTCGGCTTCCCTTTCACCGGCTCCAACCCGTTCGAGGATTCGCTCCGCGCGGGGCCTCGATTCCGGTCCGGGTATTTCCCCTTCATGCGAGGCGGGAACTCGGCGCCGCCCGAGCGAGCGGAATCGCTCATCCAGCGCGCGCATCGGATGGGGGCTGTTGTCTTCCTGGCTCACCCGCTTCAGCCGAACGGGGACTACGCGCGCTTGGAGCACTTGCTGCATGACCTGCGGCTCGCCGGCCTGGACGGCATCGAGGCGTTCTACAAACCGTATCCACAAGAAGAGAGAGAGCGGCTCGCTGCGCTGGCCGATCGCTACGATCTCCTGGTCACCGCCGGCAGCGATTTCCACGGCGACGGCGTTCTCGGCTCGCCCGAGCCTGGGTGCGCGATGCCGTGGGGCCATTGGGAGCGTTTCCGCCGGGCTCTCTCCATCCCGCTTCAGGATCCGATCGGAACGGAGGACAACCCATGA
- a CDS encoding cache domain-containing protein, whose protein sequence is MHPVMVMHPYRPDLEGQDPSEFADPGGKRLFTEMALRAKTDGSGFVEYVWQWKDDPERVVPKLSHIRAFNPWGWVVGTGIYLEDVGREIDRLTGHLVRLSLGITAAMTLLLLLILQQSLSIERERNRAETSLLESRERYRALVEASTEGIALLRYGRIAFANPTLIEILGRPEAEVLGREPQEFFEERKVDPRSALPSPEPSENEASAPSAREGWIRRPDGERREVVLTASKARIEGRGATILAVREVSPQAQAEREREDLAVELQVSLQFMLEPVKKFLREPLACELGDTIRRAAERMRRAEMSAILVRAGSDDFVGIITDRDLRDRVVAGGLDPSEPARCIMSAPLLSFPESGLAGEALLFMLEHRVRHLPVRDASGRIVGLLRDRELAASQRFSPASITRGIREARSPEEILERTARVPRLVTALIDTGSPPRSINRILTAVSDTTLETLVAMALEELGPPPVPFAFITLGSEGREEQTLATDQDNALIFEDPPETDREATRAYFLRLAERVCADLDRVGYAFCEGGNMARNPRWNRPLSEWEDLYRGWIEKPEPQELLAFSIFFDFRLAFGKAALTRRLRDLVDEILRQNAPFLLHMAHHAMEFRLPVGAFGRLVTETSSEHERIFNLKEAMAPVVHVARLYALRHGIESTNTLERLHRLHKLGILPGPDHDEIVQVYEYLMRLRLHRQAELMREGHAPVNRIPLESLTDLDRTLLKQASARISLLLKRVGFDFLGSA, encoded by the coding sequence ATGCATCCGGTCATGGTCATGCACCCCTATCGCCCGGACCTCGAGGGACAAGACCCGAGCGAGTTCGCGGATCCCGGCGGGAAGCGGCTTTTCACAGAGATGGCGCTCCGAGCGAAGACGGACGGATCGGGATTCGTCGAGTATGTCTGGCAGTGGAAAGACGATCCGGAACGCGTCGTGCCGAAGCTCTCGCACATCCGGGCCTTCAATCCCTGGGGCTGGGTCGTGGGAACCGGGATCTACCTGGAAGACGTCGGCCGGGAGATTGACCGCCTCACCGGACATCTCGTTCGCCTTTCTCTCGGCATCACCGCCGCGATGACCCTGCTCCTCTTGCTCATCCTGCAGCAGAGCCTTTCGATCGAGCGCGAGCGGAACCGGGCGGAGACTTCCTTGCTCGAATCGCGCGAGCGCTACCGCGCGCTCGTGGAGGCATCGACCGAAGGGATCGCGCTTCTCCGCTACGGGCGGATCGCTTTCGCGAACCCGACACTGATCGAAATCCTTGGACGCCCCGAAGCGGAAGTCCTGGGTCGCGAACCGCAGGAGTTCTTTGAGGAGCGAAAGGTTGACCCACGATCCGCTCTCCCGTCCCCCGAGCCTTCCGAGAACGAAGCGTCCGCTCCATCGGCCAGGGAAGGATGGATTCGACGCCCCGACGGAGAGCGCCGCGAGGTCGTGCTGACGGCGTCCAAGGCGAGGATTGAAGGAAGGGGCGCGACCATCCTCGCGGTCCGAGAGGTGAGCCCCCAAGCACAGGCAGAGAGGGAGCGCGAAGACCTGGCCGTCGAGCTCCAGGTGTCGCTGCAGTTCATGCTGGAACCCGTGAAGAAGTTCCTGCGCGAACCGCTCGCTTGCGAGCTGGGCGATACGATCCGGCGCGCCGCGGAGCGCATGCGCCGCGCGGAAATGAGCGCCATTCTCGTCCGAGCCGGCTCGGACGATTTCGTGGGCATCATCACCGACCGGGACCTCCGCGATCGCGTCGTGGCCGGCGGACTCGATCCCTCCGAGCCGGCGCGATGCATCATGAGCGCTCCTCTGCTCTCCTTCCCCGAGAGCGGCTTGGCGGGCGAGGCGCTTCTCTTCATGCTCGAACACCGCGTGCGCCATCTGCCCGTGCGCGACGCCTCCGGACGCATCGTGGGGCTGCTCAGAGACCGCGAGCTCGCCGCCTCGCAGAGGTTTTCTCCGGCCTCGATCACGCGCGGGATCCGGGAGGCGCGGTCTCCGGAAGAGATTCTCGAGCGGACCGCCCGCGTTCCCCGCCTCGTGACGGCTCTGATCGACACCGGCAGTCCGCCCCGCAGCATCAATCGCATCCTGACCGCCGTCTCGGACACGACGTTGGAGACTCTCGTCGCGATGGCGCTCGAGGAACTGGGGCCGCCCCCCGTTCCGTTCGCTTTCATCACGCTCGGCAGCGAGGGACGAGAAGAGCAGACTCTCGCCACGGACCAGGACAACGCCCTCATCTTCGAGGACCCGCCGGAGACGGATCGCGAGGCCACGCGAGCGTACTTCCTCCGTCTCGCAGAGCGCGTATGCGCCGACTTGGACCGGGTCGGATACGCCTTCTGCGAAGGCGGCAACATGGCGCGGAATCCGCGATGGAACCGGCCTCTCTCCGAGTGGGAAGATCTCTACCGCGGCTGGATCGAGAAACCGGAACCGCAAGAGCTTCTCGCGTTCAGCATCTTCTTCGATTTTCGACTGGCGTTCGGGAAGGCTGCGCTCACGCGCCGTCTCCGGGATCTCGTCGACGAAATCCTGCGGCAGAACGCGCCCTTCCTGCTGCACATGGCGCATCACGCAATGGAGTTCCGTCTCCCCGTGGGCGCCTTCGGGAGGCTCGTCACCGAGACGTCGAGCGAGCACGAGCGAATCTTCAACCTCAAGGAGGCGATGGCGCCGGTTGTGCACGTGGCGCGTCTCTATGCGCTCCGGCACGGCATCGAATCGACCAACACGCTCGAGCGCCTGCACCGCCTCCACAAGCTCGGGATTCTGCCCGGCCCGGATCACGATGAGATCGTGCAAGTCTACGAGTACTTGATGCGCCTTCGCCTGCACCGTCAGGCGGAGCTGATGCGGGAAGGCCACGCCCCGGTGAACCGCATTCCGCTCGAATCCCTGACGGATCTCGACCGCACCCTACTCAAGCAAGCTTCCGCGCGAATCTCGCTCCTTCTCAAACGGGTCGGGTTTGATTTCCTCGGTTCCGCGTGA
- a CDS encoding DUF485 domain-containing protein, with translation MLHEPSTRSSSDPAAGYKMRLGVWMFIPYAVVYAGFVLINLVKPVVMETTVIFGLNLAVVYGFGLIILALVMALIYNQFCAWQEHAVYRSRPSKEKE, from the coding sequence ATGCTTCACGAGCCTTCCACTCGGTCGAGCTCGGATCCCGCGGCCGGCTACAAGATGAGGCTGGGAGTCTGGATGTTCATTCCCTACGCGGTGGTCTACGCCGGGTTCGTCCTCATCAACTTGGTCAAGCCCGTCGTCATGGAAACGACCGTGATCTTCGGCCTGAACCTCGCGGTGGTGTACGGATTCGGGCTCATCATCCTGGCTCTTGTCATGGCGCTGATCTACAACCAATTCTGTGCTTGGCAGGAACATGCCGTGTACCGCTCGAGGCCGAGCAAGGAGAAGGAGTAG
- a CDS encoding arginine decarboxylase, pyruvoyl-dependent: MPPTNDDRTPLGLPPQVDVQPGFFIPRMMFFTKGVGRSKERLSAFETTLRDAGIERFNLVHVSSIFPPACKRISREEGLRLIAPGQVVFCVMARNETNEPNRLLAASIGLALPAEPQKMYGYLSEHHSFGETETKAGDYAEDLAATMLASTLGVDFNPDTAWDEREKIFKMSGKIVRTTNTTQSAIGDKNGLWTCVLAAAVFIL, encoded by the coding sequence ATGCCGCCGACGAATGACGATCGGACGCCGCTCGGGCTTCCCCCGCAAGTCGACGTCCAGCCGGGATTCTTCATCCCCCGAATGATGTTCTTCACGAAGGGGGTGGGAAGGAGCAAGGAACGGCTCTCCGCGTTCGAGACGACCCTTCGCGACGCGGGAATCGAGCGGTTCAATCTTGTTCATGTCTCCAGCATCTTCCCGCCCGCGTGCAAGCGGATCTCCCGCGAGGAAGGACTCCGGCTCATCGCGCCGGGCCAGGTCGTGTTTTGCGTCATGGCGCGCAATGAAACGAACGAGCCGAACCGGCTTCTCGCGGCGTCGATCGGCCTCGCTCTTCCGGCCGAGCCGCAGAAGATGTACGGCTACCTCTCCGAACACCATTCCTTCGGCGAGACGGAGACGAAGGCGGGGGACTACGCGGAGGATCTCGCGGCAACGATGCTCGCCTCGACCCTCGGCGTCGACTTCAACCCCGACACCGCGTGGGACGAACGCGAGAAGATCTTCAAGATGTCGGGGAAGATCGTCCGAACGACGAACACCACCCAATCCGCGATCGGAGACAAGAACGGCCTCTGGACGTGCGTGCTCGCGGCCGCGGTCTTCATCCTCTGA